The following are encoded together in the Oncorhynchus gorbuscha isolate QuinsamMale2020 ecotype Even-year linkage group LG03, OgorEven_v1.0, whole genome shotgun sequence genome:
- the LOC124023213 gene encoding toll-like receptor 5 — translation MMRNCILLVIFGVYLQVVKCNPRCPLYGSIAVCTNLSLYQVPALPPYITHVYMRDNYISEINETSFSGLEGLKELDLSWQRVNGLTIRTNTFQRLANLAVLYLGHNRGLQIEPDAFVGLSNLRTLSLHVCDLTESILQGDYLRPLVSLKTLDLYGNQVKRIQPSPFFVNMTDFHELNMTLNQMESICEEDLLGFCGKHFRLLKLNSVYLNGMTQNGFDWKRCGNPFRNMSIETLDLSSNGFNVDKAKLFFNAIQGTKIHHIILEHSTMGKSFGFSNFKDPNKKTFNGLKNSGIKILNLSKCFIFALQNAVFSPLREVEDITLAKNKINQIDRGAFWGLENLQRLNLSHNLIGEIYSYTFDNLPNILELDLSYNHIGALGYQAFTGLPNLQILDLTGNSIRQLGTYGYLAPLPNLQLLHLADNKITSLEGLLGFANSTIILNVQNNRLTNLEDVYIVLAKFMRIERIWYGNNNIKWCIFSSNISVPAINSLKLLELRNIALQILWEHGVCLDVFENLIKLFSLDLSFNSLRALPDGIFKGLVSLEEMDLSFNSLTYLQPDIFPASLKTVDLSYNFLSSPDPATFSSLSWINLYRNRFHCDRGLKDFLTWMNRTNVTFPDPGVAEFSCEFPSDLRGVSLMNYSKVIMEKYPKPSLTKI, via the coding sequence ATGATGAGGAACTGTATACTGCTGGTTATCTTTGGAGTCTACCTGCAAGTGGTGAAATGCAACCCAAGATGTCCACTATATGGTTCTATAGCAGTTTGCACCAACCTGTCTCTATATCAGGTCCCTGCACTGCCTCCATACATTACCCATGTGTATATGAGGGATAACTACATCAGTGAGATAAATGAGACATCTTTCTCTGGGCTTGAAGGGCTAAAGGAACTGGACCTCAGTTGGCAACGAGTCAATGGGCTAACTATAAGAACTAACACCTTTCAAAGACTGGCAAACTTGGCAGTGCTCTATTTAGGACATAATAGAGGTTTACAGATTGAGCCAGATGCGTTTGTGGGACTGTCCAACCTGAGAACActctctctgcatgtgtgtgACCTGACTGAATCCATATTGCAGGGCGACTATCTCAGGCCCCTGGTGTCTTTGAAAACGCTAGATCTGTATGGAAACCAAGTGAAGAGAATCCAACCTTCACCATTCTTTGTGAACATGACAGATTTCCACGAGTTAAACATGACCCTAAACCAGATGGAAAGCATATGTGAGGAAGATTTGCTTGGCTTTTGTGGCAAACACTTTCGGTTGCTCAAATTGAACAGCGTCTATCTAAATGGTATGACTCAAAATGGTTTTGACTGGAAACGATGTGGAAATCCCTTTAGAAACATGTCTATAGAGACACTTGACTTATCTTCCAACGGATTCAACGTGGACAAGGCAAAATTGTTTTTCAATGCAATCCAAGGAACGAAAATTCACCATATTATTCTGGAACACAGCACCATGGGAAAATCATTTGGTTTCAGCAATTTCAAAGACCCAAACAAGAAAACATTCAATGGCCTCAAGAATAGTGGCATCAAGATTCTAAATTTGTCCAAATGCTTTATATTTGCTTTGCAAAATGCAGTATTCAGTCCActgagagaggtagaggacatAACATTAGCCAAAAACAAAATTAACCAGATCGACAGGGGGGCGTTTTGGGGTCTTGAAAATTTACAAAGACTCAACCTGTCACACAATCTTATAGGGGAAATCTATTCTTACACATTTGACAATCTACCCAATATTTTAGAATTAGATTTATCTTACAATCATATAGGTGCATTGGGATATCAGGCATTTACAGGACTTCCAAACCTACAAATCCTGGATCTTACAGGAAACTCTATTCGGCAACTAGGTACATATGGTTACCTTGCACCACTACCAAACCTGCAACTTCTTCATTTGGCTGATAATAAGATCACATCCTTAGAGGGCCTCTTGGGCTTTGCCAACAGTACTATCATACTGAATGTTCAAAACAACAGGTTAACTAATTTAGAGGATGTATACATTGTGTTAGCTAAATTCATGCGCATTGAGCGTATCTGGTATGGTAACAACAACATAAAGTGGTGCATCTTTAGCAGTAATATTTCAGTGCCCGCTATAAACTCTCTAAAGCTGCTGGAGCTCAGGAACATCGCCCTGCAGATTTTATGGGAACATGGAGTGTGTTTGGACGTATTTGAAAATCTTATCAAGCTTTTTAGTCTGGATTTAAGCTTTAACTCGCTGAGGGCTCTCCCAGATGGCATATTCAAAGGCCTCGTCTCTCTGGAAGAGATGGATCTCAGCTTCAACTCTCTCACATACCTCCAACCAGACATTTTCCCAGCGAGTCTCAAAACAGTTGACCTCTCTTAcaatttcctctcctctcctgacccaGCGACTTTCAGTTCTCTCAGCTGGATCAACTTATATAGGAATCGCTTCCACTGTGACCGTGGCCTGAAGGACTTTCTGACGTGGATGAACAGGACCAATGTGACTTTTCCAGACCCTGGCGTGGCTGAATTCAGCTGTGAGTTCCCCTCGGATCTCCGTGGTGTCAGCCTGATGAATTACAGCAAAGTCATAATGGAAAAGTACCCAAAACCATCtttgacaaaaatataa